In Meles meles chromosome 2, mMelMel3.1 paternal haplotype, whole genome shotgun sequence, the sequence TGGGCTTACATGGTCTGATCCATATGTATCCTGCACAAACTGAACTTGTTcattctcccctttctttcctgtagTTGTATTACCCTTCTTTCAATCCTCGGGGCAGATGGTCTTCCCTTTTCAGTATTTAAGACCTGTGCCCTTTTCTGTATCCTTTTGCATATTTAGTGGTATTTATTTGTAAAGCTGAAGTCAAGTGAAAACTCCCTGAGTCAGATTTTCCTGTATTATGCTCTCATTGCATCACATACTGCACTTTATAGCATTTATCACAATTaacaatttttacatttattagtgCAGTAGTTAGATTAATAGCCGTATCCTGAATTTTACCTTGGATTAGGGTGTACTGCATGCTCACTACTCTGTCTTCAGCACTCAGTACTATACATCCGGTATAAGTACTGAGAATTCGAAACCAGAGCTAGGTTATTGTGGGACAGGTTTTCTGTACAGGTTGGCGGAGTTCCGAATTACTAGTGGTAGGAATTTGCTGAGGATAGAAAGTGAGACCTGGGAAGAGAGTTGTTTTTTAATGCAGTGAACCAAAAAAGATGCCTTGTTATGTATTGCAGATTGGTTATACAAGTGTTCAGTTCAGAAACTGGTGGTAGTCATCTCAAATATTGAAAGTGGTGAGGTCCTTGAAAGGTGGCAATTTGATATTGAGTGTGACAAGACCGTGAAAGATGACAGGTAAGTATGAAGTAAATTGATTCCACTTTAATAGATTTTTTccaaaactgttttcttttactAAATGAGTTCTAATTATATTGAACTAGTTTCATGTAAGGTCGTTTGTTTCTAAGTATATTAGATTTGATCTTTAATCTCCTGTGGAGAAGGATTGAGCTCACAAAAGAATTATGCCTATCATGGAGTTTTAACATAACTGCCCTTAGGCTAAATCCATAAATTTCAAACGTCAGTTATTTATGGTGCTATACATAAAGCTACACATGGTATCTATCCTAGGTGGGCCATTTCATGAATTTTGAAAGGTCCTTTTAACCATGAATTATTATCCTAAACTTTTCCCCAGCTTACTGTATTTCATTTAATGCTACAGACTTCCTTAGACACTTCTTAAACTGAAATTTTTAGATCCTCTGGATGGGAAATGCCCATCATTATATGCTAATTTCTAGCATTGTCCTAGGCATGCTTACCTGTAAACTGTCTCTCATAATGTAATGAAGTTTGCTCCTGATGTCTTTGttctattttagaaaatgtttaattataaaaataactccATACACAATTAACATATTTGAGGCAATAGGATATTAGACATTTAGGCATTATTAAAAATGCCAAATGATTATACtgattaagtattttaaatactaCTTGTTATCTTTATGACATGCGGAAGCTTTCTTGACTTGAAGCACTTGGCAGCTTTTCTAGTCATCTTTTAATGACCGGATACTAAGATCAACCCTAAAAAATGATTGGAAgcataaatgaaataatagagaTACATAATGTGCCTACTAGGTTTCTTAAGgatatatgtttatattcatgTTAAAAAACTCCTTTTGAATGCCTTACTTATTTGATTTTGGAAGCACTTAATCAGATTAATGATTTTACCAGTGTTTTAAATAACTtgttaaaagttaaaatgaattaatttggTTTCTTTGATAGTGCACCCAGAGAAAAGTCTCAGAAAGCTATCCAAGATGAAATCCGTTCAGTGATCAGACAGATCACAGCTACGGTGACATTTCTGCCATTGCTGGAAGTTTCTTGTAAGTATTCTACAACTTCACTTTGACTTAAATTTGTTGTGGAAAAGACTAAGCTACTACTTTAAGAATTAACGCTTTCGTTAAGTTTTTTCTTAATTATCAATGTCATGTTACATGAATGAGAAAAATGTTATAAAGCTAAAGTAATgctatttgcattttatttagaagtgttaaaaaggaagggaataaaaGTATTCTACAGTAGTCACTCTTGAATATCttgatgtaatttatttttattttctacacaTTTCTATGTTTATAATTAAGACTTATAGCTGTAATTGTGTCTTTTCTTAGTTACTCCTTCATTCATCAGATATATCCTGAATACCTGCAATATGCCATATTGCTGTTCTGGGTACTGGGATAACCAAGTTGTTATCTTTTCTGTGGCTTAGTTTCATGCTGTCTCATGATTAATGATACACTTCCTGCAAATATTTTTAgtggtttttctctttaaagaaaaaaaaaatcgagtttttcataaaataaactaaaaggaGTACAGTATGTTTTGTACTAAAATTTCCATTGAGGAAAAGCAGTTAGGTCGAACTAACCTAGCTTTTCTGGCACTATAGGTGGTTCAAAtgtgaaagagacagaaagggtagttgtacttttgaaaaaataattgtacTTTAATGATCTTATCCCCAATTTAGGTTCATTTGATCTACTGATTTATACAGACAAAGATTTGGTTGTTCCTGAAAAATGGGAAGAGTCGGGACCACAGTTTATTACCAATTCTGAGGAAGTCCGTCTTCGTTCATTTACTACTACAATCCACAAAGTAAATAGCATGGTGGCCTACAAAATTCCTGTCAATGACTGAAGATGAGATAAGGACAGTGATGGTACTTGTAATTCTCAGATGTGGTTTTCCTGAAACCAAGTCAACTATAGTTGATACATTTTGTTTCATTGGTTAATTTTTAGGTGGGGAAAACTTCTGTTGAACTGTGCATAATTGTTCCATTTTTTGGTACCTGTATGACTTTATACAGGGTTGACATAAATTATTGCACATTGTTCAAAAGGGAACTTGCAGATTACATCAGCACTGTTATGTCAATTCCTTTGAAGGTGATAACTGTAGATGGAAAACTATTGCTATAAAGCTAAATGCCTTTGGTCAAGTACCTTGACTCAGAATATAGGTTACAGAGATACTGcaatataaaaaatacaacaaaagaaGTCTAAATATTCACAGTCTTTATTTAGATCCTGAAATTATCTATTGATAATCTGTAAGTAATGAAATATTGTTCCTATTGGGTCCTTTTGCCATTcatttcatttgtatattttccatattgaa encodes:
- the MAD2L1 gene encoding mitotic spindle assembly checkpoint protein MAD2A, which encodes MALQLSREQGITLRGSAEIVAEFFSFGINSILYQRGIYPSETFTRVQKYGLTLLVTTDPELIKYLNNVVEQLKDWLYKCSVQKLVVVISNIESGEVLERWQFDIECDKTVKDDSAPREKSQKAIQDEIRSVIRQITATVTFLPLLEVSCSFDLLIYTDKDLVVPEKWEESGPQFITNSEEVRLRSFTTTIHKVNSMVAYKIPVND